The following coding sequences lie in one Syngnathus scovelli strain Florida chromosome 1, RoL_Ssco_1.2, whole genome shotgun sequence genomic window:
- the LOC125982550 gene encoding equilibrative nucleoside transporter 2 isoform X2 — protein MKRLRAAPSDRGCLVGICFFILGLGTLLPWNFFMTASLYFQRRLSANASNVTDGGHGDDDGGGSGYSKYFNSCMTLLSQLPLLLFTLLNSILYQRISEAVRIAGSLIFILLLFVFTAALVKVEMDTERFFSVTMATIWFINSFGAVLQGSLFGLVGMLPQKYSAVFMSGQGLAGTFAAVAMLLATASDAHPESAALGYFITPCVGTLATLACYLLLPRLEFARHYFGQGAKYEPGATDELLAESLTADGGKLNGRANGSAPVKDGDGAEGSEARRERSREAFLALGQVDKKQAKASIFEVFKKIWVMAFCVTFVFTVTLSVFPTVTVDVRTTALPGKWDDYFIIVCCFLTFNINDWLGRTVTTLIRWPRKESPLFPLLVVSRVVFIPLLMLCNVQPRVFLPVYFASDAVFAVIVALFSISSGYFVCLSMSYAPQLVEAKDAETAGSLMTFFLALGLSIGAALSFLLRRLV, from the exons TATTTCCAGCGACGGCTGAGCGCAAACGCGTCCAACGTCACGGACGGCGGCCATGGCGACGACGACGGCGGCGGCAGTGGCTACAGCAAGTACTTCAACAGCTGCATGACCCTGCTGTCCCAGCTGCCCCTGCTGCTCTTCACCTTGCTCAACTCCATCCTCTACCAGAG GATATCGGAGGCGGTGCGCATCGCCGGCAGCTTGATCTTCATCCTGCTTCTCTTCGTCTTCACCGCCGCGCTGGTCAAGGTGGAAATGGACACCGAGCGCTTCTTCTCCGTCACCATGGCCACCATCTGGTTCATCAACT CGTTCGGCGCCGTGCTGCAAGGGAGTCTCTTCGGCCTGGTGGGGATGCTCCCCCAGAAGTACAGCGCCGTCTTCATGAGCGGCCAGGGGCTGGCCGGCACCTTTGCCGCCGTGGCCATGCTGCTCGCCACCGCCA GTGACGCGCATCCCGAGTCGGCGGCGTTGGGCTACTTCATCACGCCGTGCGTGGGCACGCTGGCGACCCTAGCGTGCTACCTCCTCCTGCCCCGATTG GAGTTTGCCCGCCATTACTTCGGCCAGGGCGCCAAATACGAGCCCGGCGCCACGGATGAGCTGCTCGCag AGAGCTTGACAGCGGACGGCGGCAAGCTCAACGGTCGCGCCAACGGCTCGGCGCCCGTCAAAGACGGCGATGGCGCGGAGGGCTCCGAGGCCCGGCGGGAGCGAAGCCGTGAGGCTTTCCTGGCGCTGGGGCAGGTGGACAAGAAGCAAGCCAAAGCCTCCATCTTCGAGGTCTTCAAGAAG ATTTGGGTGATGGCCTTCTGCGTGACCTTTGTGTTCACGGTCACTCTGTCGGTGTTTCCCACCGTCACCGTGGACGTCAGGACGACCGCCTTGCCGGGGAAATGGG ACGACTACTTCATCATCGTGTGCTGCTTCCTGACTTTCAACATCAACGACTGGCTGGGCCGCACGGTCACCACCTTGATACGCTGG CCTCGCAAGGAGTCTCCTCTCTTCCCGCTGCTGGTGGTCTCCCGCGTGGTCTTCATCCCGCTCCTGATGCTGTGTAACGTCCAGCCTCGCGTCTTCCTGCCCGTCTACTTTGCCTCCGACGCCGTCTTTGCCGTCATCGTGGCTCTCTTCTCCATCTCCAGCGGATactttgtctgtctgtccatgTCGTACGCGCCGCA GTTGGTGGAGGCCAAGGACGCGGAGACGGCCGGATCTCTGATGACCTTTTTCTTGGCTCTGGGTCTGTCCATCGGCGCCGCGCTCTCCTTCCTGCTGCGAAGGCTGGTGTAG
- the LOC125982550 gene encoding equilibrative nucleoside transporter 2 isoform X3: protein MTLLSQLPLLLFTLLNSILYQRISEAVRIAGSLIFILLLFVFTAALVKVEMDTERFFSVTMATIWFINSFGAVLQGSLFGLVGMLPQKYSAVFMSGQGLAGTFAAVAMLLATASDAHPESAALGYFITPCVGTLATLACYLLLPRLEFARHYFGQGAKYEPGATDELLAVPQRARVCQAESLTADGGKLNGRANGSAPVKDGDGAEGSEARRERSREAFLALGQVDKKQAKASIFEVFKKIWVMAFCVTFVFTVTLSVFPTVTVDVRTTALPGKWDDYFIIVCCFLTFNINDWLGRTVTTLIRWPRKESPLFPLLVVSRVVFIPLLMLCNVQPRVFLPVYFASDAVFAVIVALFSISSGYFVCLSMSYAPQLVEAKDAETAGSLMTFFLALGLSIGAALSFLLRRLV from the exons ATGACCCTGCTGTCCCAGCTGCCCCTGCTGCTCTTCACCTTGCTCAACTCCATCCTCTACCAGAG GATATCGGAGGCGGTGCGCATCGCCGGCAGCTTGATCTTCATCCTGCTTCTCTTCGTCTTCACCGCCGCGCTGGTCAAGGTGGAAATGGACACCGAGCGCTTCTTCTCCGTCACCATGGCCACCATCTGGTTCATCAACT CGTTCGGCGCCGTGCTGCAAGGGAGTCTCTTCGGCCTGGTGGGGATGCTCCCCCAGAAGTACAGCGCCGTCTTCATGAGCGGCCAGGGGCTGGCCGGCACCTTTGCCGCCGTGGCCATGCTGCTCGCCACCGCCA GTGACGCGCATCCCGAGTCGGCGGCGTTGGGCTACTTCATCACGCCGTGCGTGGGCACGCTGGCGACCCTAGCGTGCTACCTCCTCCTGCCCCGATTG GAGTTTGCCCGCCATTACTTCGGCCAGGGCGCCAAATACGAGCCCGGCGCCACGGATGAGCTGCTCGCag TCCCTCAGCGCGCACGTGTGTGTCAAGCAGAGAGCTTGACAGCGGACGGCGGCAAGCTCAACGGTCGCGCCAACGGCTCGGCGCCCGTCAAAGACGGCGATGGCGCGGAGGGCTCCGAGGCCCGGCGGGAGCGAAGCCGTGAGGCTTTCCTGGCGCTGGGGCAGGTGGACAAGAAGCAAGCCAAAGCCTCCATCTTCGAGGTCTTCAAGAAG ATTTGGGTGATGGCCTTCTGCGTGACCTTTGTGTTCACGGTCACTCTGTCGGTGTTTCCCACCGTCACCGTGGACGTCAGGACGACCGCCTTGCCGGGGAAATGGG ACGACTACTTCATCATCGTGTGCTGCTTCCTGACTTTCAACATCAACGACTGGCTGGGCCGCACGGTCACCACCTTGATACGCTGG CCTCGCAAGGAGTCTCCTCTCTTCCCGCTGCTGGTGGTCTCCCGCGTGGTCTTCATCCCGCTCCTGATGCTGTGTAACGTCCAGCCTCGCGTCTTCCTGCCCGTCTACTTTGCCTCCGACGCCGTCTTTGCCGTCATCGTGGCTCTCTTCTCCATCTCCAGCGGATactttgtctgtctgtccatgTCGTACGCGCCGCA GTTGGTGGAGGCCAAGGACGCGGAGACGGCCGGATCTCTGATGACCTTTTTCTTGGCTCTGGGTCTGTCCATCGGCGCCGCGCTCTCCTTCCTGCTGCGAAGGCTGGTGTAG
- the c1h11orf68 gene encoding UPF0696 protein C11orf68 homolog gives MEEEAASPTGGDAERPFAADTYAAESMAADMDPWIVFDSRKTPRSEFDDWLESNRPSRVSRYGDGEPGASPVGWIAVRGPNYRPHDGDVEALQESWEKLVASGRAVNFENVKELALNHGVLSGKWLMHLDAGFKVDRAWESVARATADGQISSVKVSPYDPVKGGRHVICVYNDDFTDEGQVVQLDACIRASGVKCPLAYKPDVYTHLGIYRSNRWRLCPTIYESKFNLECVPRRSRIINKVTNLDVT, from the coding sequence ATGGAGGAGGAAGCGGCATCCCCGACAGGAGGCGACGCGGAGCGCCCGTTTGCGGCCGACACTTACGCCGCCGAGTCCATGGCAGCGGACATGGACCCCTGGATCGTGTTCGACTCCAGAAAAACCCCCAGGTCGGAGTTTGACGACTGGCTGGAGAGCAACAGGCCTTCGCGAGTGAGCAGATACGGCGACGGGGAGCCGGGCGCCAGTCCCGTGGGCTGGATCGCCGTGCGGGGCCCCAACTACCGCCCTCATGACGGCGACGTGGAGGCCCTCCAGGAGAGCTGGGAGAAACTGGTGGCCAGCGGTCGAGCGGTCAACTTTGAGAACGTCAAGGAGCTGGCGCTGAACCACGGCGTCCTCTCGGGCAAGTGGCTCATGCACTTGGACGCCGGCTTCAAGGTGGATCGCGCCTGGGAGTCCGTGGCCAGAGCCACGGCGGACGGCCAGATCTCCAGCGTCAAGGTCAGCCCGTACGACCCCGTCAAAGGAGGCAGGCACGTCATCTGCGTCTACAACGACGACTTCACCGACGAGGGCCAAGTGGTCCAGCTGGACGCTTGCATCCGAGCTTCGGGCGTCAAGTGTCCTCTGGCCTACAAGCCGGACGTCTACACGCACCTGGGAATCTACCGCAGCAACCGCTGGAGGCTCTGTCCCACCATCTACGAGAGTAAATTCAACCTGGAGTGCGTGCCCAGGCGCTCGCGCATCATCAACAAAGTCACCAACCTGGACGTCACCTAA
- the LOC125982550 gene encoding equilibrative nucleoside transporter 2 isoform X1 — protein MKRLRAAPSDRGCLVGICFFILGLGTLLPWNFFMTASLYFQRRLSANASNVTDGGHGDDDGGGSGYSKYFNSCMTLLSQLPLLLFTLLNSILYQRISEAVRIAGSLIFILLLFVFTAALVKVEMDTERFFSVTMATIWFINSFGAVLQGSLFGLVGMLPQKYSAVFMSGQGLAGTFAAVAMLLATASDAHPESAALGYFITPCVGTLATLACYLLLPRLEFARHYFGQGAKYEPGATDELLAVPQRARVCQAESLTADGGKLNGRANGSAPVKDGDGAEGSEARRERSREAFLALGQVDKKQAKASIFEVFKKIWVMAFCVTFVFTVTLSVFPTVTVDVRTTALPGKWDDYFIIVCCFLTFNINDWLGRTVTTLIRWPRKESPLFPLLVVSRVVFIPLLMLCNVQPRVFLPVYFASDAVFAVIVALFSISSGYFVCLSMSYAPQLVEAKDAETAGSLMTFFLALGLSIGAALSFLLRRLV, from the exons TATTTCCAGCGACGGCTGAGCGCAAACGCGTCCAACGTCACGGACGGCGGCCATGGCGACGACGACGGCGGCGGCAGTGGCTACAGCAAGTACTTCAACAGCTGCATGACCCTGCTGTCCCAGCTGCCCCTGCTGCTCTTCACCTTGCTCAACTCCATCCTCTACCAGAG GATATCGGAGGCGGTGCGCATCGCCGGCAGCTTGATCTTCATCCTGCTTCTCTTCGTCTTCACCGCCGCGCTGGTCAAGGTGGAAATGGACACCGAGCGCTTCTTCTCCGTCACCATGGCCACCATCTGGTTCATCAACT CGTTCGGCGCCGTGCTGCAAGGGAGTCTCTTCGGCCTGGTGGGGATGCTCCCCCAGAAGTACAGCGCCGTCTTCATGAGCGGCCAGGGGCTGGCCGGCACCTTTGCCGCCGTGGCCATGCTGCTCGCCACCGCCA GTGACGCGCATCCCGAGTCGGCGGCGTTGGGCTACTTCATCACGCCGTGCGTGGGCACGCTGGCGACCCTAGCGTGCTACCTCCTCCTGCCCCGATTG GAGTTTGCCCGCCATTACTTCGGCCAGGGCGCCAAATACGAGCCCGGCGCCACGGATGAGCTGCTCGCag TCCCTCAGCGCGCACGTGTGTGTCAAGCAGAGAGCTTGACAGCGGACGGCGGCAAGCTCAACGGTCGCGCCAACGGCTCGGCGCCCGTCAAAGACGGCGATGGCGCGGAGGGCTCCGAGGCCCGGCGGGAGCGAAGCCGTGAGGCTTTCCTGGCGCTGGGGCAGGTGGACAAGAAGCAAGCCAAAGCCTCCATCTTCGAGGTCTTCAAGAAG ATTTGGGTGATGGCCTTCTGCGTGACCTTTGTGTTCACGGTCACTCTGTCGGTGTTTCCCACCGTCACCGTGGACGTCAGGACGACCGCCTTGCCGGGGAAATGGG ACGACTACTTCATCATCGTGTGCTGCTTCCTGACTTTCAACATCAACGACTGGCTGGGCCGCACGGTCACCACCTTGATACGCTGG CCTCGCAAGGAGTCTCCTCTCTTCCCGCTGCTGGTGGTCTCCCGCGTGGTCTTCATCCCGCTCCTGATGCTGTGTAACGTCCAGCCTCGCGTCTTCCTGCCCGTCTACTTTGCCTCCGACGCCGTCTTTGCCGTCATCGTGGCTCTCTTCTCCATCTCCAGCGGATactttgtctgtctgtccatgTCGTACGCGCCGCA GTTGGTGGAGGCCAAGGACGCGGAGACGGCCGGATCTCTGATGACCTTTTTCTTGGCTCTGGGTCTGTCCATCGGCGCCGCGCTCTCCTTCCTGCTGCGAAGGCTGGTGTAG
- the rela gene encoding transcription factor p65 isoform X1 — protein sequence MAGVYGWPMNAPNPVQTASPFVEIIEQPKQRGMRFRYKCEGRSAGSIPGEKSNDTTKTHPAIKVHNYSGPLRVRISLVTKNTPYKPHPHELVGKDCKHGYYEADLQERRVHSFQNLGIQCVKKKDVIEAITCRLQTNNNPFNVHEAKVWEEEFDLNSVRLCFQASITLPTGELFPLEPVVSQPIFDNRAPNTAELKICRVNRNSGSCKGGDEIFLLCDKVQKEDIEVRFFQDSWEGKGTFSQADVHRQVAIVFRTPPYRDTDLNEPVYVKLQLRRPSDREVSEPMDFQYLPADRDEYRWNEKRKRTSDMFKSLNLGPLLSTRSVVPPDRRHFSPARRTAPSKPAAAAPAFASKAQSSLAHAQPGHKFPGPSKAEASCFPSSSFPSSPFSAPQSTFSSSAAASSVPAPASSQTWKILESLNLGPEPQAARISSCAVNRPTVSSQDYPTVNLSDLQEFFPGITSAISQEPSASQGSACGGVVAAAGTQSVGFFSLPGSQFPADAAAEEGIPQFPSFSEAQGSGTLDSLDMDDFVDLLNPPDESGNGQRAASSAAAQNTLDPCGNPGSTWMNYPNSIVNLLQNESMMDVLTNSGGGGGNNQQRPAVLDEFDELISVDEDQLISIFNSGSQAGFVSGHPA from the exons ATGGCCG GTGTGTACGGATGGCCGATGAACGCGCCCAACCCAG TCCAAACGGCGAGCCCCTTCGTGGAGATCATCGAGCAGCCCAAGCAGCGCGGCATGCGCTTTCGCTATAAGTGCGAGGGGCGCTCTGCGGGCAGCATCCCCGGCGAGAAAAGCAACGACACCACCAAGACCCACCCGGCCATCAAG GTGCACAACTACAGCGGCCCCCTGCGCGTCCGCATCTCGCTGGTGACAAAGAACACGCCGTACAAGCCGCATCCGCACGAGCTGGTCGGGAAGGACTGCAAGCACGGCTACTACGAGGCCGACCTGCAGGAGAGGCGCGTACACAG CTTTCAGAACTTGGGCATTCAgtgcgtgaagaagaaggacgtGATCGAGGCCATCACCTGCCGGCTGCAGACCAACAACAACCCCTTCAACG TTCACGAGGCCAAGGTGTGGGAGGAGGAATTTGACCTGAATTCCGTGCGGCTCTGCTTCCAGGCCTCCATCACGCTGCCCACGGGGGAACTCTTCCCCTTGGAGCCGGTGGTCTCACAGCCCATCTTTGACAACC GGGCTCCCAACACGGCCGAGCTGAAGATCTGCAGAGTCAACCGCAACTCGGGCAGCTGCAAAGGCGGCGACGAAATCTTTCTGCTGTGCGACAAAGTTCAAAAAG AGGACATCGAGGTGCGCTTCTTCCAGGACTCATGGGAGGGCAAGGGCACGTTCTCCCAGGCCGACGTCCACAGGCAGGTGGCCATCGTGTTCCGCACGCCGCCCTACCGCGACACCGACCTCAACGAGCCCGTCTACGTCAAGCTGCAGCTCCGCCGGCCCTCGGACCGCGAGGTCAGCGAGCCCATGGACTTCCAGTACCTGCCCGCCGACAGGG ACGAATACCGCTGGAACGAGAAGCGGAAACGCACCAGCGACATGTTCAAAAGTCTGAACCTGGGACCTCTGCTCTCCACAA GGTCCGTTGTGCCGCCCGATCGACGCCACTTCAGCCCCGCCAGGAGGACGGCCCCGAGCAAGCCCGCTGCGGCGGCGCCGGCTT TTGCCTCGAAAGCACAGAGCTCTTTGGCTCATGCGCAGCCCGGCCACAAGTTCCCGGGCCCGAGCAAGGCGGAGGCTTCCTgcttcccctcctcctccttcccctcCTCGCCCTTCTCCGCTCCCCAATCCACTTTTTCCTcttccgccgccgcctcctccgttCCGGCCCCGGCCAGCAGCCAAACGTGGAAGATCCTGGAGAGCTTGAACCTGGGCCCGGAGCCGCAAGCCGCCAGGATTTCCAGTTGCGCCGTCAACCGCCCGACTGTTTCCAGCCAGGACTACCCCACCGTTAACCTGTCAGACCTTCAGGAATTCTTCCCCGGCATCACCTCGGCCATCAGCCAggagccgtcggcctcgcaggggAGCGCCTGCGGCGGTGTCGTCGCCGCCGCAGGCACGCAGTCCGTCGGCTTCTTCTCCTTACCGGGCTCTCAGTTCCCGGCAGACGCGGCGGCCGAGGAGGGCATCCCGCAGTTCCCCAGCTTTTCCGAAGCCCAGGGCTCGGGAACCCTGGACAGCCTCGACATGGACGACTTTGTGGACCTCCTCAACCCGCCGGACGAGAGCGGCAACGGCCAGCGAGCCGCCTCCTCAGCGGCGGCGCAGAACACTTTGGACCCGTGCGGCAATCCGGGAAGCACCTGGATGAATTACCCCAACAGCATCGTCAACCTGCTCCAGAACGAGAGCATGATGGACGTCTTGACCAacagcggtggcggcggcggcaacaaCCAGCAGCGGCCCGCCGTGCTGGACGAGTTTGACGAGTTGATTTCGGTGGACGAGGATCAGCTCATTTCCATTTTTAACAGCGGAAGCCAAGCCGGCTTTGTTTCGGGCCACCCCGCCTAA
- the LOC125982588 gene encoding serine/threonine-protein phosphatase PP1-beta catalytic subunit: MAEGELDVDSLISRLLEVRGCRPGKIVQMTEAEVRGLCIKSREIFLSQPILLELEAPLKICGDIHGQYTDLLRLFEYGGFPPEANYLFLGDYVDRGKQSLETICLLLAYKIKYPENFFLLRGNHECASINRIYGFYDECKRRFNIKLWKTFTDCFNCLPIAAIVDEKIFCCHGGLSPDLQSMEQIRRIMRPTDVPDTGLLCDLLWSDPDKDVQGWGENDRGVSFTFGADVVSKFLNRHDLDLICRAHQVVEDGYEFFAKRQLVTLFSAPNYCGEFDNAGGMMSVDETLMCSFQILKPSEKKAKYQYGGMNSGRPVTPPRTAQPPKKR, from the exons ATGGCGGAGGGGGAGTTGGACGTGGACTCGTTGATTTCCAGGCTTTTAGAGG TGCGAGGATGCCGTCCGGGGAAGATCGTCCAGATGACGGAGGCCGAGGTGCGGGGCCTCTGCATCAAGTCCCGAGAGATCTTCCTCAGTCAGCCCATCCTTCTGGAGCTGGAGGCGCCCCTCAAAATCTGCG gtGACATTCACGGGCAGTACACGGACCTTCTGAGACTCTTTGAGTACGGCGGCTTCCCCCCGGAGGCCAACTACCTGTTCCTGGGCGACTACGTGGACCGGGGGAAGCAGTCGTTGGAGACCATCTGCCTGCTCCTGGCCTACAAGATCAAGTACCCTGAGAACTTCTTCCTGCTGCGGGGCAACCACGAGTGCGCCTCCATCAACCGCATCTACGGCTTCTACGACGAGT GCAAGCGGCGCTTCAACATCAAGCTTTGGAAGACCTTCACCGACTGCTTCAACTGCCTGCCCATCGCCGCCATCGTGGACGAGAAAATCTTCTGTTGCCACGGAG GTCTATCCCCTGACCTGCAGTCCATGGAGCAGATCAGACGCATCATGAGACCCACGGACGTGCCCGACACAG GCCTCCTGTGCGACCTCTTGTGGTCGGACCCAGACAAAGACGTGCAGGGCTGGGGCGAGAACGACCGCGGCGTCTCCTTCACATTCGGAGCCGACGTGGTCAGCAAGTTCCTCAACCGCCACGACCTGGACCTCATTTGCAGAGCCCACCAG GTGGTGGAAGACGGTTATGAGTTCTTTGCAAAGAGACAACTGGTGACGCTTTTCTCGGCGCCCAATTACTGCGGCGAGTTCGACAACGCCGGCGGCATGATGAGCGTGGACGAAACTCTCATGTGCTCCTTCCAG ATCCTGAAGCCCTCGGAGAAAAAAGCAAAGTACCAGTACGGCGGCATGAACTCCGGTCGGCCCGTCACTCCTCCCCGCACGGCGCAACCTCCCAAGAAGCGATGA
- the rela gene encoding transcription factor p65 isoform X2, whose translation MKCVYGWPMNAPNPVQTASPFVEIIEQPKQRGMRFRYKCEGRSAGSIPGEKSNDTTKTHPAIKVHNYSGPLRVRISLVTKNTPYKPHPHELVGKDCKHGYYEADLQERRVHSFQNLGIQCVKKKDVIEAITCRLQTNNNPFNVHEAKVWEEEFDLNSVRLCFQASITLPTGELFPLEPVVSQPIFDNRAPNTAELKICRVNRNSGSCKGGDEIFLLCDKVQKEDIEVRFFQDSWEGKGTFSQADVHRQVAIVFRTPPYRDTDLNEPVYVKLQLRRPSDREVSEPMDFQYLPADRDEYRWNEKRKRTSDMFKSLNLGPLLSTRSVVPPDRRHFSPARRTAPSKPAAAAPAFASKAQSSLAHAQPGHKFPGPSKAEASCFPSSSFPSSPFSAPQSTFSSSAAASSVPAPASSQTWKILESLNLGPEPQAARISSCAVNRPTVSSQDYPTVNLSDLQEFFPGITSAISQEPSASQGSACGGVVAAAGTQSVGFFSLPGSQFPADAAAEEGIPQFPSFSEAQGSGTLDSLDMDDFVDLLNPPDESGNGQRAASSAAAQNTLDPCGNPGSTWMNYPNSIVNLLQNESMMDVLTNSGGGGGNNQQRPAVLDEFDELISVDEDQLISIFNSGSQAGFVSGHPA comes from the exons ATGAAAT GTGTGTACGGATGGCCGATGAACGCGCCCAACCCAG TCCAAACGGCGAGCCCCTTCGTGGAGATCATCGAGCAGCCCAAGCAGCGCGGCATGCGCTTTCGCTATAAGTGCGAGGGGCGCTCTGCGGGCAGCATCCCCGGCGAGAAAAGCAACGACACCACCAAGACCCACCCGGCCATCAAG GTGCACAACTACAGCGGCCCCCTGCGCGTCCGCATCTCGCTGGTGACAAAGAACACGCCGTACAAGCCGCATCCGCACGAGCTGGTCGGGAAGGACTGCAAGCACGGCTACTACGAGGCCGACCTGCAGGAGAGGCGCGTACACAG CTTTCAGAACTTGGGCATTCAgtgcgtgaagaagaaggacgtGATCGAGGCCATCACCTGCCGGCTGCAGACCAACAACAACCCCTTCAACG TTCACGAGGCCAAGGTGTGGGAGGAGGAATTTGACCTGAATTCCGTGCGGCTCTGCTTCCAGGCCTCCATCACGCTGCCCACGGGGGAACTCTTCCCCTTGGAGCCGGTGGTCTCACAGCCCATCTTTGACAACC GGGCTCCCAACACGGCCGAGCTGAAGATCTGCAGAGTCAACCGCAACTCGGGCAGCTGCAAAGGCGGCGACGAAATCTTTCTGCTGTGCGACAAAGTTCAAAAAG AGGACATCGAGGTGCGCTTCTTCCAGGACTCATGGGAGGGCAAGGGCACGTTCTCCCAGGCCGACGTCCACAGGCAGGTGGCCATCGTGTTCCGCACGCCGCCCTACCGCGACACCGACCTCAACGAGCCCGTCTACGTCAAGCTGCAGCTCCGCCGGCCCTCGGACCGCGAGGTCAGCGAGCCCATGGACTTCCAGTACCTGCCCGCCGACAGGG ACGAATACCGCTGGAACGAGAAGCGGAAACGCACCAGCGACATGTTCAAAAGTCTGAACCTGGGACCTCTGCTCTCCACAA GGTCCGTTGTGCCGCCCGATCGACGCCACTTCAGCCCCGCCAGGAGGACGGCCCCGAGCAAGCCCGCTGCGGCGGCGCCGGCTT TTGCCTCGAAAGCACAGAGCTCTTTGGCTCATGCGCAGCCCGGCCACAAGTTCCCGGGCCCGAGCAAGGCGGAGGCTTCCTgcttcccctcctcctccttcccctcCTCGCCCTTCTCCGCTCCCCAATCCACTTTTTCCTcttccgccgccgcctcctccgttCCGGCCCCGGCCAGCAGCCAAACGTGGAAGATCCTGGAGAGCTTGAACCTGGGCCCGGAGCCGCAAGCCGCCAGGATTTCCAGTTGCGCCGTCAACCGCCCGACTGTTTCCAGCCAGGACTACCCCACCGTTAACCTGTCAGACCTTCAGGAATTCTTCCCCGGCATCACCTCGGCCATCAGCCAggagccgtcggcctcgcaggggAGCGCCTGCGGCGGTGTCGTCGCCGCCGCAGGCACGCAGTCCGTCGGCTTCTTCTCCTTACCGGGCTCTCAGTTCCCGGCAGACGCGGCGGCCGAGGAGGGCATCCCGCAGTTCCCCAGCTTTTCCGAAGCCCAGGGCTCGGGAACCCTGGACAGCCTCGACATGGACGACTTTGTGGACCTCCTCAACCCGCCGGACGAGAGCGGCAACGGCCAGCGAGCCGCCTCCTCAGCGGCGGCGCAGAACACTTTGGACCCGTGCGGCAATCCGGGAAGCACCTGGATGAATTACCCCAACAGCATCGTCAACCTGCTCCAGAACGAGAGCATGATGGACGTCTTGACCAacagcggtggcggcggcggcaacaaCCAGCAGCGGCCCGCCGTGCTGGACGAGTTTGACGAGTTGATTTCGGTGGACGAGGATCAGCTCATTTCCATTTTTAACAGCGGAAGCCAAGCCGGCTTTGTTTCGGGCCACCCCGCCTAA
- the drap1 gene encoding dr1-associated corepressor gives MPSKKKKYNARFPPARIKKIMQTDEEIGKVAAAVPVIISRALELFLESLLTKACHVTQSKNAKTMTTSHLKQCIELEQQFDFLKDLVATVPDMQGEGDENHGEPAGDKVPPRRGRKLGSAHKNGGAGSKAKDKKLSGTESELEEDSEDSETDGDGEDGSQSSTNLQAATRFHSAAPKHPQGANVVPGDGAAPVQPPVAFAPHHSMMSSVPPPPAPALQLSQDDDEDYDS, from the exons ATGCCGAGCAAAAAGAAGAAATACAACGCGAGATTTCCACCG GCAAGAATTAAGAAAATTATGCAGACGGATGAAGAAATCGGCAAAGTGGCTGCTGCAGTGCCTGTTATTATTT CGAGAGCCCTGGAGCTTTTCTTGGAGTCGTTGCTCACCAAGGCCTGCCACGTCACCCAGTCCAAGAACGCCAAGACCATGACGACGTCACACTT AAAGCAATGCATCGAGCTGGAGCAGCAGTTTGATTTCCTCAAAGACCTGGTGGCGACCGTGCCCGACATGCAGGGCGAGGGCGACGAGAACCACGGCGAGCCGGCGGGGGACAAGGTGCCGCCGCGCAG GGGTCGAAAGCTGGGCTCGGCTCACAAAAACGGAGGCGCCGGCTCAAAGGCCAAGGACAAGAAGTTGTCCGGAACCGAGTCGGAGCTCGAG GAGGACTCTGAGGACAGCGAAACGGACGGGGACGGAGAGGACGGCTCCCAGTCAAGCACAAATCTGCAGGCTGCAACCAGGTTCCACAG CGCCGCGCCGAAGCACCCGCAGGGGGCAAATGTGGTTCCGGGGGACGGCGCAGCCCCGGTGCAGCCCCCTGTGGCCTTCGCCCCGCACCACTCCATGATGAGCAGCGTGCCACCACCGCCAGCTCCCGCGCTGCAACTAAGCCAGGACGACGACGAAGACTACGACTCTTAG